A part of Parvimonas micra genomic DNA contains:
- a CDS encoding proline--tRNA ligase: MKMKRYYMPTLREDPQEAEIISHKLLLRAGMIRKSAAGIYSYLPLGYRTIRKVENIVREEMDRMGGYEILMSALQPKEIWEESGRWQTFGPEMFKVKDRNEREFCLGPTAEEYFTTLISGEIKSYKQLPLNIYQIQTKYRDEKRPRFGINRAREFSMKDAYTFDVSPEMMMESYKEMWKAYEKVFNRLGLNYKIVAGDAGAMGGNSSHEFIALSDVGEGVICYCDESGYAATDEKAEVIYKVDESGDEKELELVYTPNCKTIEDVANFLKQDASKCIKAIDLIVAGEPIIVFVPGDRELNMTKLCAYLGVPEHEVEMMDEETIIKIGSSAGYTGPVNLKVRKILDKRVTLMKNTVVGGNKADHHYINCNFGRDFDGEIADDLLMVQEGDVCPISGKPLKFARGIEVGNIFQLGTKYSKALNATFLDENGVSQYFWMGSHGIGITRSITAIIEQNNDEKGIIWPIQVAPYHAIVTVVNINDEEQMKLGEKIHDELEAQGVEVMLDDRKERIGVKFNDRDLIGIPLRITVGKKANENIIEFSTRREMENVEMSSEDAINIVVEEVRKIK, encoded by the coding sequence ATGAAAATGAAAAGATACTATATGCCAACACTTAGGGAAGATCCACAAGAGGCAGAAATTATAAGTCATAAATTGCTTTTAAGAGCCGGAATGATTAGAAAGAGTGCTGCAGGAATTTACTCCTATCTTCCTCTTGGTTACAGAACAATTAGAAAAGTTGAAAATATTGTAAGGGAAGAAATGGATAGAATGGGTGGATATGAAATTTTAATGTCTGCACTTCAGCCAAAAGAAATATGGGAAGAATCAGGAAGATGGCAAACTTTTGGACCAGAAATGTTTAAAGTTAAAGATAGAAATGAAAGAGAATTCTGTCTTGGACCTACTGCTGAAGAATATTTTACAACTTTGATAAGTGGAGAAATTAAAAGCTATAAACAATTACCTTTAAATATTTATCAAATTCAAACAAAATATCGAGATGAAAAAAGACCACGTTTTGGTATAAACAGAGCCAGAGAATTTTCAATGAAAGATGCTTATACTTTTGATGTAAGCCCTGAAATGATGATGGAATCTTATAAAGAAATGTGGAAAGCATACGAAAAAGTTTTTAATAGATTAGGACTTAATTATAAAATTGTTGCCGGAGATGCCGGAGCAATGGGAGGAAACAGTTCACATGAATTTATTGCTCTTTCTGATGTTGGAGAAGGAGTTATCTGTTACTGTGACGAAAGTGGATATGCTGCTACAGATGAAAAAGCAGAAGTTATTTACAAAGTTGACGAAAGTGGAGATGAAAAGGAACTTGAATTAGTTTATACTCCAAACTGTAAAACGATAGAAGATGTCGCAAACTTTTTAAAACAAGACGCTTCAAAATGTATTAAGGCGATAGATTTGATTGTTGCAGGAGAACCAATTATAGTATTTGTTCCGGGAGATAGAGAGCTTAATATGACAAAACTTTGCGCTTATCTTGGAGTTCCTGAACATGAAGTTGAAATGATGGATGAAGAAACTATTATAAAAATAGGTTCATCTGCAGGATATACAGGACCTGTAAACTTAAAAGTAAGAAAGATTTTAGATAAGAGGGTTACTCTTATGAAAAATACAGTTGTTGGCGGAAATAAGGCAGACCATCACTACATTAATTGTAATTTTGGAAGAGATTTTGACGGAGAAATTGCAGACGATTTACTTATGGTTCAAGAGGGAGATGTTTGTCCTATAAGTGGTAAGCCTTTGAAATTTGCAAGAGGGATAGAAGTTGGAAATATCTTTCAACTTGGAACAAAATATTCTAAGGCTTTAAACGCGACTTTCTTAGACGAAAATGGAGTTAGTCAATACTTTTGGATGGGAAGCCATGGTATTGGTATTACAAGAAGCATTACTGCAATTATTGAACAAAATAATGATGAAAAAGGAATTATTTGGCCAATCCAAGTTGCACCATATCATGCAATAGTTACAGTTGTAAATATTAATGATGAAGAACAAATGAAACTTGGTGAAAAAATCCATGATGAATTGGAAGCTCAAGGTGTTGAAGTTATGCTTGACGATAGAAAAGAAAGAATAGGCGTTAAATTTAATGATAGAGATTTAATTGGTATTCCTTTAAGAATAACTGTTGGTAAAAAAGCTAATGAAAATATAATTGAATTTTCAACAAGAAGAGAAATGGAAAATGTTGAAATGTCTTCTGAAGATGCAATTAATATAGTTGTAGAAGAAGTTAGAAAAATAAAATAA
- a CDS encoding Dps family protein, with the protein MKDFKSLNVYLSDIAVMTTKLHNLHWNVEGRNFYQTHIFTEGLYEKFFDWYDEVAEAIKMRGGFPFASLKEYVANATVKELESKKVTVDEVNEIVMNDLVAIKEEAIKIREEADNDGDFIIVDMLEDHVAELEKNIWFLRASKPCCK; encoded by the coding sequence ATGAAAGATTTTAAAAGTTTAAATGTTTATTTATCAGACATCGCAGTTATGACAACTAAATTGCATAATTTGCATTGGAATGTAGAAGGAAGAAATTTCTATCAAACACATATTTTTACAGAAGGATTATATGAAAAATTCTTTGATTGGTATGATGAAGTTGCTGAAGCAATTAAAATGAGAGGTGGATTTCCATTCGCATCATTAAAAGAATATGTTGCTAATGCTACTGTTAAAGAATTAGAATCTAAGAAGGTAACAGTTGATGAAGTTAACGAAATAGTTATGAATGACTTAGTTGCTATTAAAGAAGAAGCTATAAAAATTAGAGAAGAAGCTGATAATGATGGAGATTTCATAATCGTTGATATGTTAGAAGATCATGTTGCTGAATTAGAAAAGAATATTTGGTTCTTAAGAGCTTCTAAGCCTTGCTGTAAATAA
- a CDS encoding aspartate/glutamate racemase family protein yields MYKLGVIGGMGPLATVKFYDKIVLNTEAYNDNEHIDLIVLNHSTMPDRTKCIIENKDTEFLNEIKKDLEILERIGIDVVAIPCNTSHYFYDEFKNFTNLKIINMIEETILEIKRRGIKKVAVFGTLGTLNSKVYNKYAKENGIEVKELSLEDKKTVMDIIYKIKETNNLESKDFVEILNRYCNDKTIGIIACTELSLLDIPENLNTIDALDVLVNKSIEYSGAKIKNKYKN; encoded by the coding sequence GTGTACAAATTAGGAGTTATCGGAGGTATGGGACCTTTAGCAACTGTTAAGTTCTACGATAAAATTGTTTTAAATACTGAGGCATATAATGATAATGAACATATTGATTTAATAGTTTTAAATCATTCAACAATGCCTGATAGAACAAAATGTATTATAGAAAATAAAGATACAGAGTTTTTAAATGAAATTAAGAAAGATTTGGAAATTCTTGAGAGAATAGGTATTGATGTAGTTGCTATTCCTTGTAATACAAGTCATTATTTTTATGATGAATTTAAAAACTTTACAAATTTAAAAATTATAAATATGATTGAAGAAACAATTTTAGAAATAAAAAGAAGAGGAATAAAAAAAGTTGCAGTCTTTGGAACACTTGGAACACTAAATTCAAAAGTTTATAATAAATATGCAAAAGAAAATGGAATAGAAGTAAAAGAATTATCCCTAGAAGATAAAAAAACTGTTATGGATATTATTTACAAGATTAAGGAAACAAATAATTTAGAAAGCAAAGATTTTGTTGAAATTTTAAATAGATATTGTAATGATAAAACTATCGGAATAATAGCCTGCACAGAGCTTAGTCTTTTGGATATTCCTGAAAATCTAAATACAATTGACGCTTTGGATGTTCTTGTAAATAAGAGTATTGAGTACAGTGGAGCAAAGATAAAAAATAAATATAAAAATTAA
- a CDS encoding carboxylate--amine ligase, with translation MNKAVVLGCNYYIGLSVIRCLGVEGVHVVACDYDFENSYGARSKYISEFLKVYNLNKDDRKTFIELLEYGKSQTEKPVLLPTHDKYVEFIDKYYDELEKYYLISQVKELNSKLLDKWTLYDIAKENGVKIPATISANDENLLKRIQDEVGFPCIIKPVDTVKFTKIFRNKVFICNNIEEMENGIKKAKDNDIEIFVQEIVPGFDDCTLTYDYYIDRNGRTTHYMTAQKQRQWPINFGASVFTIQKYNQKLVDISKPFLEKIGYRGFGEIEFKKHEKTGEIYLIEINARTTNFNNLIYKLGINMPYIAYLDLTGNLKESDCKYIDYDTNYAFIYGFEDMIAIWRYKKTKQVGILKSLKISFSRKWAPAIFAVDDLKPWFFFNKILLGKVFRKIFRRK, from the coding sequence ATGAATAAAGCTGTCGTTTTAGGTTGTAACTATTATATAGGTCTTAGTGTAATAAGATGTTTAGGTGTTGAAGGGGTTCATGTTGTAGCTTGTGATTATGATTTTGAAAATTCGTATGGGGCGAGGTCAAAATATATATCTGAATTTTTAAAAGTTTATAATTTAAATAAAGATGATAGGAAAACTTTTATAGAGTTATTAGAATATGGAAAAAGCCAAACAGAAAAACCCGTTTTACTTCCAACTCATGACAAATATGTTGAATTTATAGACAAATATTATGATGAATTGGAAAAATATTATTTGATTAGTCAAGTCAAAGAGCTTAACTCAAAACTATTGGATAAATGGACTTTATATGATATTGCTAAAGAAAACGGAGTTAAAATTCCGGCTACAATAAGTGCAAATGACGAGAATTTACTTAAAAGAATTCAAGATGAAGTTGGATTCCCTTGCATTATTAAACCCGTTGATACAGTAAAATTTACTAAGATTTTTAGAAATAAAGTTTTTATTTGTAATAATATAGAAGAGATGGAAAACGGAATCAAAAAGGCAAAAGATAATGATATAGAAATTTTTGTTCAAGAAATTGTTCCGGGTTTTGACGACTGTACGCTAACTTATGATTACTATATTGATAGAAATGGGAGAACTACTCATTATATGACTGCTCAAAAGCAAAGACAATGGCCTATAAATTTTGGTGCATCTGTTTTTACAATTCAAAAATACAATCAAAAATTAGTTGATATATCAAAGCCGTTTTTAGAAAAAATTGGCTATAGAGGTTTTGGAGAAATAGAATTTAAAAAACATGAGAAAACCGGAGAAATTTATTTAATAGAAATAAATGCAAGGACTACTAACTTTAACAATTTGATTTACAAACTTGGAATAAATATGCCTTATATTGCATATCTTGATTTAACAGGTAATTTGAAAGAAAGTGATTGTAAGTACATCGATTATGATACAAACTATGCTTTCATTTACGGGTTTGAGGATATGATTGCTATTTGGCGTTATAAGAAAACTAAACAGGTTGGAATACTAAAATCTCTAAAGATTTCATTTTCAAGAAAGTGGGCTCCTGCGATTTTTGCGGTTGATGATTTAAAACCTTGGTTTTTCTTTAATAAAATTCTATTGGGAAAAGTTTTTAGAAAAATATTTAGGAGGAAATAG
- the asnB gene encoding asparagine synthase (glutamine-hydrolyzing), whose protein sequence is MCGFVGFYSKDIKDENVIKEMNSQIIHRGPDSDGYYFDKGINFGFRRLSIIDLHEGSQPILNENNDVAIIFNGEIYNYQEIKDDLLEKGYKFKTNTDTEVILHGYEEYGEEGILSKLRGMFAFTIWDSKKEKLFGARDHFGIKPYYYTMIDGDFVFGSEIKSFLKYPKFKKEVNEKALKHYLVFQYNPLEETFFKGVKKLRPGHYYIFENGKLEIKSYYNLTLDYKEMTFDEAVSKIEKEVEESVKYHKISDVEVGSFLSGGVDSSYVVATAMPNKTFSVGFDNKGFDETVYAKELSDRLGIENFSKIITPDEFFDGINKVQYYSDEPHANLSSVALYFLSKLASEQVKVVLSGEGADELFAGYNEYEEALPQRIYKKLPFCLRNKLYKRFKDKRHFSGKTIIMKYGQKVEDRYIGQAKIMSDEQANLILTEKYKNSEMAKDLTKKYYDEVKNMDDVSKRLYLDMKMWIVDDILLKADKMTMANSIELRVPLLDKKMWELARTIPVRHKVHNEITKYAFRKAAENKLPQDWAKRRKAGFLVPFVNWIKEEKYYNIVKETFNKDFVGEFFDVQKINALLDDHFNNKENNGRKVYTIYTFLKWYEQYFI, encoded by the coding sequence ATGTGCGGATTTGTAGGATTTTACAGTAAGGATATAAAAGATGAAAATGTAATAAAAGAGATGAACAGTCAAATAATTCATCGTGGTCCGGATAGTGACGGATATTATTTTGATAAGGGAATCAATTTTGGTTTTAGAAGACTTAGTATAATTGATTTACATGAAGGTTCTCAACCGATTCTAAATGAAAATAATGATGTGGCTATAATTTTTAATGGAGAAATTTATAATTATCAAGAAATTAAGGATGATTTATTGGAAAAAGGATATAAATTTAAAACAAATACTGATACTGAAGTTATTTTACACGGATATGAAGAATATGGTGAAGAAGGTATTTTGTCTAAATTAAGAGGAATGTTTGCCTTTACTATCTGGGATAGTAAAAAAGAAAAACTTTTTGGAGCAAGAGATCATTTTGGTATAAAACCATATTATTACACAATGATAGACGGAGATTTTGTTTTTGGTTCAGAAATAAAATCATTTTTGAAATATCCAAAATTTAAAAAGGAAGTTAATGAAAAAGCACTTAAGCATTATTTAGTTTTTCAATACAATCCATTAGAAGAAACTTTTTTTAAAGGTGTAAAGAAACTTAGACCCGGACATTATTATATATTTGAAAATGGTAAACTTGAAATAAAGAGCTATTATAATTTAACTCTTGATTATAAAGAAATGACTTTTGATGAAGCTGTAAGCAAGATAGAAAAAGAAGTTGAAGAATCAGTTAAGTATCACAAGATTAGCGATGTTGAAGTTGGCTCTTTCTTGTCAGGTGGTGTTGACTCAAGTTATGTTGTTGCGACAGCAATGCCTAATAAGACTTTTTCTGTAGGATTTGATAATAAAGGCTTTGATGAAACAGTTTATGCAAAAGAACTTTCAGATAGACTTGGAATAGAAAATTTTTCTAAAATAATTACTCCTGATGAATTTTTTGACGGAATAAATAAAGTGCAATATTATTCAGATGAGCCACATGCAAATTTATCTTCTGTTGCGCTATATTTCTTATCAAAACTTGCATCTGAACAAGTTAAGGTAGTTTTATCCGGAGAAGGTGCTGACGAATTATTTGCAGGATATAATGAATATGAAGAAGCACTTCCACAAAGAATATATAAAAAATTACCATTCTGTTTGAGAAATAAGCTATATAAAAGGTTTAAAGATAAAAGACATTTTAGTGGAAAGACAATTATTATGAAATACGGTCAAAAAGTTGAAGACAGATACATCGGTCAAGCAAAAATAATGTCTGATGAACAGGCTAATTTGATTTTAACAGAAAAGTATAAAAACTCTGAAATGGCAAAAGATTTAACTAAAAAATATTATGATGAAGTTAAGAATATGGATGATGTTTCCAAAAGATTGTATCTTGATATGAAAATGTGGATAGTTGATGATATTTTGCTTAAGGCAGATAAAATGACTATGGCAAATTCTATTGAACTTAGAGTTCCGCTTTTGGATAAAAAAATGTGGGAACTTGCCAGAACCATTCCTGTAAGGCATAAAGTTCATAATGAAATAACAAAGTATGCTTTTAGAAAAGCTGCAGAAAATAAATTGCCACAAGATTGGGCAAAGAGAAGGAAAGCCGGATTTTTAGTTCCTTTTGTTAATTGGATTAAAGAAGAAAAATATTATAATATTGTTAAAGAAACTTTTAATAAAGATTTTGTAGGTGAATTTTTCGATGTTCAAAAAATAAATGCACTTTTGGATGATCACTTTAACAATAAAGAAAATAATGGACGTAAAGTTTATACTATCTACACATTTTTAAAATGGTATGAACAGTATTTTATTTAA
- a CDS encoding Mur ligase family protein gives MKLKTLLEDLEILEIKGNLDIEKEIQKIEYNSKNVSENDIFVAIRGYKTDGHIYIKSAKKQGCYACIVEDFVDLDVAQIKVKNSRAALSKVSHNYYGKPSEDLDIIGITATNGKTTTSFMLKKIYEEAGSKVGIIGTVYVKIDDFMIPSYLTTPESLDLQKYLSIFRERKADKVIMEVSSAALELDRAKDVDYNIVSFSNLSKEHMEQHGSYEAYKREKSKLITEAKEHQIAVLNFDNPEIKELASKTKAKVFSFSLDDSLENFSMKNLDLSTGRGKFDFIINRDIETKSGILKKGEFHVELNTAGFSSVMNSMVAISISLLDGIDIVTIQRALRIFRGVERRFEIIFEKDFKIIDDHFANEVNIDVTLETLCKMKYNDIKFLYAIRGNRGVELNEENALKIIEWNNKLKLSEIYATLSRDTVTWKDEVSDEERDIFLKIMKENNIKVHLFDTLKEAVETVIDIAQKDDVVMFAGCQGMDKAGRIGLNYILEKNNSYDREEILFPLKDRIV, from the coding sequence ATGAAATTAAAAACGCTCTTAGAAGATTTAGAAATTTTGGAAATAAAAGGGAATTTAGATATTGAAAAAGAAATTCAAAAGATAGAATATAATTCAAAAAATGTTTCAGAAAATGACATTTTTGTTGCAATAAGAGGATATAAGACTGATGGACATATTTATATAAAGTCTGCTAAAAAGCAAGGTTGTTATGCTTGTATAGTTGAAGATTTTGTTGATTTAGATGTGGCTCAAATTAAAGTCAAAAATTCAAGAGCAGCACTTTCAAAAGTTTCTCATAATTATTATGGAAAACCAAGTGAAGATTTGGACATTATAGGAATTACTGCTACAAACGGCAAAACTACAACGAGTTTTATGTTAAAGAAGATTTATGAAGAAGCAGGGTCAAAAGTTGGAATTATAGGAACTGTTTATGTTAAAATTGATGATTTTATGATTCCATCTTATTTAACAACTCCCGAAAGTTTGGATTTACAAAAATATTTAAGTATTTTTAGAGAAAGAAAAGCTGATAAAGTTATTATGGAAGTTTCTTCTGCTGCTTTGGAATTAGATAGAGCTAAAGATGTTGATTATAATATTGTTAGTTTTAGTAATTTAAGTAAAGAGCATATGGAGCAACATGGTAGTTATGAAGCATACAAGAGGGAAAAATCCAAGCTGATAACGGAAGCAAAAGAACATCAAATTGCCGTTTTAAATTTTGATAATCCGGAAATTAAAGAACTTGCCTCAAAAACTAAAGCTAAAGTTTTTTCTTTTTCATTGGATGATTCTTTAGAAAATTTTTCTATGAAAAATTTAGATTTATCAACAGGTCGTGGCAAGTTTGATTTTATTATCAATAGAGATATTGAAACTAAAAGTGGAATTTTGAAAAAAGGAGAATTCCATGTTGAGCTAAATACGGCAGGATTTAGTTCAGTAATGAATTCAATGGTGGCCATATCTATTTCTCTTTTAGATGGAATAGATATAGTAACAATTCAGAGAGCTTTAAGGATTTTTAGAGGTGTAGAAAGAAGATTTGAAATTATCTTTGAGAAAGATTTTAAAATAATTGATGACCATTTTGCCAATGAAGTTAATATTGATGTTACTCTTGAAACACTTTGTAAGATGAAATATAATGATATAAAATTTTTATATGCAATTAGAGGGAATCGTGGAGTGGAACTAAATGAAGAAAATGCATTGAAAATCATTGAATGGAATAATAAATTAAAATTAAGTGAAATATATGCAACTTTGAGTAGGGATACTGTTACTTGGAAAGATGAAGTTTCTGATGAGGAAAGAGATATATTTTTAAAAATAATGAAAGAAAATAATATAAAAGTTCATTTGTTTGATACATTAAAAGAAGCGGTTGAAACTGTTATTGATATTGCACAAAAAGATGATGTGGTTATGTTTGCCGGTTGTCAAGGAATGGATAAGGCAGGAAGAATTGGACTTAATTATATTTTGGAAAAAAATAACTCTTATGATAGAGAAGAAATTTTATTTCCATTAAAAGACAGGATAGTTTAG
- the mobB gene encoding molybdopterin-guanine dinucleotide biosynthesis protein B: MNNRAISIVGECSNVGKTTLIKNLLKIFSKEGLKVGVVKHHHREFDFDREGKDSYIFSKSGASCVKMVSPNRVITVENLNYEESLDDVLKTMTEYDFILVEGYKWENLDRIEVYRTGYSTEIISEKDKLIAIVSDIEHNLNIDRFNPNEYEKIAEKIKDYFNI, from the coding sequence ATGAACAATAGAGCAATTTCCATAGTTGGAGAATGTTCTAATGTTGGAAAGACAACTTTAATAAAAAATTTGCTAAAAATATTTTCTAAAGAAGGCTTGAAGGTTGGAGTCGTAAAACATCATCATAGAGAATTTGATTTTGATAGAGAAGGTAAAGACAGTTATATATTCTCAAAGTCAGGAGCAAGTTGTGTCAAAATGGTAAGTCCAAATAGAGTAATAACAGTTGAAAACCTAAATTATGAAGAATCATTGGATGATGTGTTAAAAACAATGACAGAATATGATTTTATTTTAGTTGAAGGATATAAATGGGAGAATTTAGATAGAATTGAAGTTTATAGAACAGGCTATTCAACGGAAATAATTTCTGAAAAAGATAAATTAATAGCAATTGTTTCGGATATAGAACATAATTTGAATATAGATCGATTTAATCCAAATGAATACGAAAAAATTGCAGAAAAAATAAAAGATTACTTTAATATTTAA
- a CDS encoding molybdopterin molybdotransferase MoeA has protein sequence MIINNFSPIELKEARKIVDEVKVEEKIEKVYFNDALEKVIAEDIISKVNIPNFDKSPLDGYAFREEDVVNASKDNPVVLEVIDVIMAGDVSEKSVSKGQAVRLMTGAKVPSGANCIVRYEDTEFTDKEVKIFSPIGKNKNIIGLGEDVRKGDVIIKKGTFITPAEIGVLASLGIPFIKVYKSPTISVFATGSELLDVTDKMEDGKIRNSNSYTIEQLGKMYRADVIQYGKVDDDLDSLVDMYKKAIRNSDIIISTGGISVGDSDFVLTAMDKIGVKTIFTRVMAKPGGHVFFGEYEGKFIFALSGNPAASFMNFYLYVRPIILKLQNRNANMLKVQSELFNGFNNKAKVNRILRANTFYKDGKFFTEIEKRQESGVLSTMVSKNSIVIVPSQTEISKGEIIEAEFLYEQ, from the coding sequence ATGATAATTAATAATTTTTCACCTATTGAATTAAAAGAAGCAAGAAAAATAGTAGATGAAGTCAAAGTTGAAGAAAAAATTGAAAAAGTGTATTTCAATGATGCTTTAGAAAAAGTTATCGCTGAAGATATAATTTCAAAAGTTAACATTCCAAACTTTGATAAATCTCCTTTGGATGGTTATGCTTTCAGGGAAGAAGATGTTGTAAATGCAAGCAAGGATAATCCCGTTGTTTTGGAAGTTATAGATGTTATAATGGCAGGAGATGTTTCTGAAAAGTCAGTTTCTAAAGGGCAAGCTGTTAGATTAATGACAGGAGCAAAAGTTCCAAGTGGAGCAAATTGCATAGTAAGATATGAAGATACTGAGTTTACTGATAAGGAAGTTAAGATTTTTTCACCAATAGGAAAAAACAAAAATATAATTGGTCTTGGTGAGGACGTAAGAAAAGGCGATGTAATAATTAAAAAAGGTACATTTATTACTCCAGCAGAAATTGGAGTTTTAGCTAGTCTTGGAATTCCTTTTATTAAAGTCTATAAATCTCCTACGATAAGCGTTTTTGCTACAGGAAGTGAGTTGCTTGATGTTACTGACAAAATGGAAGATGGTAAGATAAGAAATAGTAACAGTTATACTATTGAACAACTTGGAAAAATGTATAGAGCTGATGTTATCCAATATGGAAAAGTTGATGATGATTTGGATTCTTTAGTTGATATGTATAAAAAAGCGATAAGAAATAGCGATATAATTATTTCTACAGGAGGGATTTCTGTTGGAGACAGTGATTTTGTTTTAACTGCAATGGATAAAATAGGAGTAAAGACTATTTTTACAAGAGTCATGGCAAAACCGGGTGGACATGTTTTCTTTGGAGAATATGAAGGCAAATTCATATTTGCATTATCAGGGAATCCTGCTGCATCTTTTATGAATTTTTATCTTTATGTTAGACCGATAATTTTAAAATTACAAAACAGAAATGCTAATATGCTTAAAGTTCAAAGTGAATTGTTTAACGGATTTAACAATAAGGCGAAAGTAAATAGAATATTAAGAGCAAATACATTCTACAAAGACGGGAAATTCTTTACTGAAATTGAAAAAAGGCAGGAATCAGGAGTTTTATCTACAATGGTTTCAAAAAATTCTATAGTTATCGTTCCAAGTCAAACTGAAATTTCTAAAGGAGAAATTATTGAAGCGGAGTTTTTATATGAACAATAG
- a CDS encoding AI-2E family transporter, with translation MYISYMKAMLKKCKKTLKDYLQIQGILVLLAMLTSLIAVYLMNYPGKFKAGLIMGILEAVPIIGNGLYLSYQIVINLINHEVVISSNLAILYLTILCVRLVLEPILLGRKLNFRIGIIIFLALVSKFIGGNSGLAIMTVIIFVLNTLININDIYSFDQKRKMKERKEKRLRERELRKKYDYESVGDDHDN, from the coding sequence ATGTATATAAGCTATATGAAAGCTATGCTAAAAAAATGTAAAAAAACTCTTAAAGATTATTTACAGATTCAAGGAATACTTGTTCTATTAGCAATGCTTACTTCGTTAATTGCTGTGTATCTTATGAATTATCCTGGTAAATTTAAAGCCGGATTAATTATGGGTATTTTAGAAGCTGTTCCAATAATAGGGAATGGACTTTATTTGTCTTATCAAATTGTTATTAATTTGATTAATCACGAAGTAGTAATTTCATCTAATTTAGCGATATTGTATCTTACAATATTGTGCGTAAGATTAGTTTTAGAACCAATTTTATTAGGAAGAAAACTTAATTTTAGAATTGGAATTATAATCTTTTTAGCACTTGTTTCTAAATTTATTGGCGGAAATAGCGGTCTTGCCATAATGACTGTGATAATTTTTGTTTTGAACACTTTGATAAATATTAACGACATTTATTCTTTCGATCAAAAAAGGAAAATGAAAGAAAGAAAAGAAAAGAGACTTAGAGAAAGAGAACTTAGAAAAAAATATGATTATGAAAGTGTAGGAGATGACCATGATAATTAA